The following are from one region of the Bacillota bacterium genome:
- a CDS encoding extracellular solute-binding protein: MKKFITVLLVLCIICTFMIGCKGEKTQNQRTDTGTASTEETVKPMGPFPIVKDKITMKLMKPSDPANGSWDELELTKELEQKTNIHWDVITAVEGYEEKKNIALATGDLPDVFFNSLSTVEEDKYGPQGILIPLDDLIDKYAPNVKLQMEKYPDFKKTITSLDGKIYALGTICQTATMGVYKLHINMKWLEKVGMQKPKTVDELYNVLKAFKEKDPNGNGKPDEIPFSEQGFTWLDGTLLGAFGEPCGGSNPLVNIKNGKVSFVPLSEGFKAYLGFLRKIYAEKLMDNDMLSQTMDELTAKLKKDMVGISSQGSRGNWQDFEILEPMTSSLNSKQLATAMDTYYSGYYAITKACKYPEAAIKWADIFYRDIDNAVDGYCGIAMWIGRKGVDWDFANEEKTKYKWLFKPPEGENSWLYFIKNKGIGWGPGLITLMAVIEGDPYLEWVANGNKNFYYPYLAKDMYFPAGVRFTDAENKKVATIQNDLNTYINEFKAKIVAGEESLTNWNTYEKTLKDIGVDEYMKILQAAYDRFSSSK; encoded by the coding sequence ATGAAGAAATTCATAACGGTTTTACTGGTTTTATGTATCATATGTACGTTTATGATTGGTTGCAAAGGGGAAAAGACTCAGAATCAGCGAACAGATACTGGTACAGCCAGTACTGAGGAAACTGTAAAGCCGATGGGGCCATTTCCAATTGTAAAAGACAAAATAACAATGAAACTTATGAAACCCTCGGACCCTGCGAACGGAAGTTGGGATGAATTGGAGCTTACAAAAGAACTTGAGCAGAAAACAAACATTCACTGGGACGTTATAACTGCTGTCGAGGGTTATGAAGAAAAGAAGAACATTGCACTGGCAACGGGAGACCTTCCTGATGTATTTTTTAATTCACTTTCTACTGTGGAAGAGGATAAGTATGGTCCTCAGGGAATCCTCATTCCATTGGATGATTTGATTGACAAGTATGCTCCCAATGTCAAGCTGCAAATGGAAAAGTACCCTGATTTTAAAAAGACAATCACTTCTCTGGATGGGAAAATATATGCTCTGGGGACAATATGTCAGACTGCTACCATGGGAGTATATAAACTTCATATCAATATGAAGTGGCTTGAAAAAGTTGGCATGCAGAAACCTAAAACAGTGGATGAGCTTTACAATGTTCTAAAAGCATTTAAGGAAAAGGACCCGAATGGAAATGGCAAACCCGATGAAATACCTTTTTCCGAACAGGGTTTTACCTGGCTTGACGGCACGTTGCTAGGCGCTTTTGGTGAACCCTGTGGCGGCTCCAACCCTCTGGTTAATATTAAGAATGGAAAGGTATCGTTTGTTCCTCTATCGGAAGGCTTTAAGGCATATCTAGGATTTTTGAGGAAAATTTATGCAGAAAAACTTATGGACAATGATATGCTTTCCCAAACAATGGATGAGCTAACTGCAAAACTTAAGAAAGATATGGTTGGCATTTCATCACAAGGTTCAAGAGGAAACTGGCAGGATTTCGAAATTCTTGAACCTATGACATCCAGTCTGAATTCCAAGCAGCTTGCAACAGCTATGGACACATATTACAGCGGATATTACGCTATCACAAAGGCATGCAAGTACCCTGAAGCTGCAATAAAATGGGCTGATATTTTCTACAGGGATATTGACAATGCTGTAGATGGGTATTGCGGAATAGCAATGTGGATAGGAAGAAAGGGTGTTGACTGGGACTTTGCCAACGAAGAAAAAACCAAGTATAAATGGTTATTCAAGCCCCCCGAGGGAGAAAACTCGTGGCTGTATTTTATAAAAAATAAGGGTATCGGTTGGGGACCTGGTTTAATAACACTTATGGCTGTAATTGAAGGTGATCCTTATCTTGAGTGGGTTGCTAACGGAAACAAGAATTTTTACTATCCTTATCTTGCAAAGGACATGTATTTTCCGGCAGGAGTTAGGTTTACAGATGCAGAAAATAAGAAGGTAGCTACTATTCAAAACGATTTGAACACATATATTAATGAATTTAAAGCTAAAATTGTGGCAGGTGAAGAATCCCTTACAAACTGGAATACTTATGAAAAAACATTGAAAGATATTGGAGTAGATGAATATATGAAGATACTACAAGCGGCTTATGACAGATTTAGCAGTTCCAAATAA
- a CDS encoding helix-turn-helix transcriptional regulator — translation MVISLKRISILYKYLISFIIILVVPLAILGTILYNNSVVVLQKEVEEFGISRVSNARQLIEKQLGELEKIAVKILFDKQMAPYVIKKNEYYIKLASENLMKYKNSSMLIDEIFLYFHGDSSIISSEGKMSIDTLEQYFFNFSRDEYNKLFKKLNSVKQPDTIGLANEIYSTGEGEYILYLYPDLVRDELPSTVIMFAIHKSTLIKFINNSLGELDGEFYVIKNKGDGFEEIVSLGRRLDFSELQLKDIFERTVESNITETVVNRKKYSIIKVTSQTINWQYVSIIPKVILFERVSNIRSQVYKAVLLVIIIGILVATLLSIFNYIPIKKLYKKIKDSLTQTEQQAYINEIEEIESKILYTIEKNKNLTKQINYQQILVKDQILTMLLKGEIKDVLKLSDLLTSYQIILSEGYYRVIVIFIGPLERRKATYSDISFWLDVVLQTRITNGRYYFLELMHDQIAVIVNTSDCQQSREVLINLLNEIILVFRHKLNIMISMGVGKLYNNVMNIKDSFLEALSSLDYQLIKGIGQAVLFEDILSVKNAKYWYPIEELSSMAQSLKQGNYDAFMDIIDNIVVSIKSRRLSLGMTRLVCFAIISTIINFANEINMDDFTKEIESLVQFETLDDLIKKLEDAAVKICTYVNDAKGCSNRRLKEAIIDYINKEYRSSMLSLEVVAEEFNISPGYLSRFFKEQIGFKFIDYVKNLRINEAKKLLVETQKTIKDIVEEVGYTDVANFIRTFKVMEGITPADYRKLYFQKYQN, via the coding sequence ATGGTAATTTCCTTAAAAAGAATAAGCATACTTTATAAGTATTTGATTTCATTTATAATTATTCTTGTCGTACCCCTTGCTATCCTTGGTACAATTCTTTACAACAACTCTGTTGTAGTATTACAAAAGGAAGTTGAGGAATTTGGGATATCCAGAGTATCTAATGCCCGCCAGCTCATAGAAAAGCAGTTAGGTGAACTTGAAAAAATTGCTGTTAAAATATTGTTTGATAAACAAATGGCTCCTTACGTAATTAAGAAAAATGAGTACTATATAAAGCTTGCTTCCGAGAATCTAATGAAATATAAAAACAGCAGTATGTTGATAGATGAAATATTTCTTTATTTCCACGGGGATAGTTCAATAATATCTTCCGAAGGTAAAATGTCAATAGATACATTAGAGCAATACTTCTTCAATTTTAGCAGGGATGAATACAATAAACTATTCAAAAAACTAAACAGTGTAAAACAGCCGGACACTATTGGTTTAGCAAATGAAATATATAGTACTGGGGAAGGTGAATATATTTTATACCTTTACCCTGATTTGGTGAGGGATGAACTGCCTTCAACAGTAATAATGTTTGCGATACATAAATCTACATTAATAAAATTCATCAATAATAGTTTAGGAGAACTAGATGGTGAGTTTTATGTAATTAAAAATAAGGGAGATGGGTTTGAAGAAATTGTGTCACTAGGCAGAAGGCTGGATTTTTCGGAGTTGCAGCTAAAGGATATATTCGAAAGAACAGTCGAGTCCAATATTACAGAGACTGTTGTTAACAGAAAGAAGTATTCGATTATCAAGGTGACATCGCAAACAATTAACTGGCAATATGTTTCGATTATTCCAAAGGTAATATTGTTTGAAAGAGTTTCCAATATTAGAAGTCAAGTGTATAAAGCAGTGCTTCTTGTAATTATAATAGGTATACTTGTTGCAACTCTTTTATCAATTTTTAATTATATCCCGATTAAAAAGTTGTATAAAAAGATAAAAGACAGCCTTACCCAAACTGAACAGCAAGCATATATCAATGAAATTGAGGAGATAGAATCCAAAATATTATATACTATAGAAAAAAACAAGAATCTTACAAAGCAGATAAACTATCAGCAAATACTAGTCAAGGACCAGATATTGACGATGCTTTTAAAAGGTGAAATTAAGGATGTTTTGAAGCTATCCGACCTACTTACATCGTATCAAATAATTTTAAGTGAAGGATATTACAGGGTCATAGTAATTTTTATAGGACCTCTTGAAAGGCGAAAAGCTACATACTCGGATATTTCGTTCTGGTTGGATGTTGTACTTCAAACCAGGATAACTAATGGCAGATATTATTTTCTGGAGCTTATGCATGATCAAATAGCAGTAATTGTGAACACCAGTGATTGCCAACAAAGCAGAGAAGTATTAATTAATCTATTAAATGAAATCATTCTTGTGTTTAGACATAAGCTTAATATAATGATAAGTATGGGTGTGGGGAAACTGTATAATAATGTAATGAATATTAAGGATTCATTTCTTGAAGCCTTGTCGTCCTTAGATTATCAACTCATAAAAGGTATCGGGCAGGCTGTACTCTTTGAAGATATTTTATCAGTAAAGAACGCAAAATATTGGTATCCGATTGAAGAACTCTCAAGTATGGCACAAAGTCTGAAACAAGGTAATTATGACGCTTTCATGGACATTATTGATAATATAGTGGTAAGTATTAAGTCAAGGAGACTGTCGTTAGGAATGACCCGGTTAGTATGCTTTGCTATTATTAGTACAATAATTAACTTTGCCAATGAAATAAATATGGATGATTTTACGAAAGAAATCGAATCACTTGTACAATTTGAAACATTAGACGACTTAATAAAAAAACTTGAAGATGCTGCTGTAAAAATATGTACGTACGTTAATGATGCCAAGGGCTGTAGCAATCGGAGGTTAAAAGAAGCAATAATTGACTATATAAACAAAGAGTATAGGAGTAGTATGCTCAGCCTGGAAGTTGTTGCAGAAGAGTTCAATATTTCTCCAGGATATTTAAGCCGGTTTTTTAAAGAACAGATTGGCTTTAAATTCATAGATTATGTGAAAAACCTTCGAATTAATGAGGCTAAAAAGCTGCTTGTAGAAACTCAAAAAACAATAAAGGATATAGTGGAGGAAGTAGGGTATACAGATGTGGCAAACTTTATACGAACATTTAAAGTAATGGAAGGAATAACTCCTGCAGATTATCGGAAGTTGTATTTTCAAAAGTACCAAAATTAA
- a CDS encoding carbon-nitrogen hydrolase family protein, with amino-acid sequence MNNYNISDYNNKSKYENLISNPDFLGTGSFPEGWTFESPRPELTPEYSLKHVGENKRRLIISSVGDIYSFGCWSTEINLEVGQWYYASVRVKIKNIENPDLSICAHFAKHFLVPEDGWEEDTLLRQVFRYNSKEEGNKVELYLRCAETGSVEWYEPYIAKIEPPKHRIIRAATVRFGNSILTEPLTLEGQRERIARKLEEVGSLKPDIVVFPEFSPVIGVPRENFGTYFDDVTESVPDGKLCRILSGAASKYGMYVIAGIIEKRDKYMFNTAVIFDRKGNFIGQYDKTHLTFGEMKEGFSCGKDYPVFDLDFGRIGIHICYDEWFPEVSRYYAHKGAEILFLPVAGGKPITWRTRALDNGIYFISSSINPPSMIIDSSGAIIAETHDDGIAFADLNLDYRKTNWYIDPTLSYGMPCIVPQMRNTTDNRLIEELGELMKKKNIMLKEKE; translated from the coding sequence ATGAATAATTATAATATTAGTGATTATAACAACAAGAGTAAGTATGAAAACCTAATTTCTAACCCGGATTTTCTTGGAACAGGCAGTTTTCCTGAGGGATGGACTTTTGAATCACCTCGTCCGGAACTTACTCCGGAATATTCTCTAAAACATGTAGGTGAAAATAAAAGGCGACTAATTATTTCTTCTGTGGGTGATATCTATTCATTTGGATGCTGGAGCACAGAAATTAATTTGGAGGTTGGTCAATGGTACTACGCTTCTGTCCGCGTAAAAATAAAAAACATTGAAAACCCCGACTTATCTATTTGTGCCCATTTTGCCAAACATTTTTTAGTACCTGAAGACGGATGGGAGGAAGATACATTACTTAGGCAAGTTTTCAGATATAACAGTAAAGAAGAAGGAAATAAGGTGGAATTGTATTTAAGGTGTGCTGAAACAGGAAGTGTAGAATGGTATGAACCTTATATTGCAAAAATTGAACCACCAAAGCACAGGATAATCCGTGCAGCTACAGTAAGATTCGGCAATAGCATTTTAACTGAACCACTTACTCTTGAAGGGCAAAGAGAAAGGATTGCCAGGAAACTTGAAGAGGTTGGTTCTTTGAAACCAGATATTGTGGTTTTCCCTGAATTTAGTCCGGTAATTGGAGTACCAAGGGAAAACTTTGGAACATACTTTGATGATGTTACAGAAAGTGTACCAGACGGGAAGTTGTGCAGGATTTTATCAGGAGCAGCATCTAAATATGGAATGTATGTAATTGCGGGAATCATTGAAAAACGGGATAAATATATGTTCAATACAGCAGTAATATTTGATAGAAAGGGAAATTTCATAGGACAATATGATAAGACTCACCTAACATTTGGGGAAATGAAAGAGGGATTCTCATGTGGTAAAGACTACCCTGTCTTTGATCTTGATTTTGGAAGAATAGGTATACATATATGTTATGACGAGTGGTTCCCAGAAGTTTCGAGATATTATGCCCATAAGGGGGCAGAAATATTGTTCCTTCCTGTTGCTGGAGGAAAACCTATAACATGGAGGACAAGGGCTCTTGATAACGGAATATATTTTATATCGTCCTCAATAAATCCTCCAAGCATGATTATAGATTCTTCGGGTGCAATTATTGCCGAAACCCATGATGATGGAATTGCATTCGCAGACCTAAATCTCGACTATAGAAAAACTAATTGGTATATTGACCCTACCTTATCATATGGCATGCCATGTATTGTACCTCAGATGAGAAATACAACCGATAATAGGTTAATAGAAGAGCTTGGTGAGTTAATGAAGAAAAAGAATATAATGCTTAAAGAGAAGGAGTGA